Proteins co-encoded in one Arthrobacter alpinus genomic window:
- a CDS encoding DUF1540 domain-containing protein: MTVAVPVTECAVANCSFNDHTHCGASSVRVGPGADNADCLTYEHSS; the protein is encoded by the coding sequence ATGACAGTCGCTGTCCCCGTCACCGAATGTGCCGTTGCCAACTGCTCATTCAACGATCACACCCATTGCGGTGCCAGCTCGGTACGAGTCGGGCCAGGGGCAGACAACGCCGATTGCCTCACCTACGAGCACAGCAGCTGA
- a CDS encoding M20/M25/M40 family metallo-hydrolase: MPTGSAKPINRAVAAALTVGAAGAAAFIGARAFRAGTTMPAGDFGATMSSAEIGVEYAQSAADQLSELITYRTVFSTARDQIELEQFTGFIDALARFYPMSHSALSRELVNGHALLFRWAGSRADAAERPTVLMGHYDVVPVDSRDNWTYPGFSGHQHDGYVWGRGALDDKGAVVVIMNAVESLIAEGFTPAHDVYLSFGNNEETAGDSAQAAVALLASRGVRPWLVLDEGGAVALDAFPGLKVPAAVIGVAEKGILDLELLVRGAGGHASTPPRMGATARLAQAIVALEESPFPASMPDAIAEMMRRIGMRSGFATRIVTENLWAFKPLLTQVFGVLGDETRALTRTTVAVTMLEGSKASNVLASAARANANIRIAVGENIESVVEQIRDIIDDPRVELRVISGHDPSPVSAFSNEQFALLSRAVSASYPDAVVTPYIQTGATDSRHFTAISPAVYRFSPLLMDGSDRGSLHAVNERVRISSLGAGVVFYRELVKGLG, from the coding sequence ATGCCTACAGGATCAGCCAAACCAATTAATCGTGCAGTGGCGGCAGCATTGACGGTGGGGGCGGCCGGAGCAGCAGCGTTCATTGGTGCCCGGGCCTTCCGTGCTGGGACCACCATGCCCGCGGGGGACTTTGGGGCCACCATGAGTTCGGCGGAAATCGGTGTGGAGTACGCGCAATCCGCGGCGGACCAGCTGAGTGAATTGATCACGTACCGCACAGTATTCTCTACTGCCCGCGACCAGATTGAACTGGAGCAGTTCACCGGATTCATTGATGCTTTGGCGCGATTTTACCCAATGAGCCACTCCGCGTTGAGCCGGGAGCTGGTCAACGGCCACGCGTTGTTGTTTAGGTGGGCTGGCAGCAGGGCTGATGCGGCGGAGCGGCCCACAGTGTTGATGGGCCATTACGACGTGGTGCCAGTGGATTCCCGTGACAACTGGACATACCCGGGCTTCTCAGGGCATCAGCATGATGGTTATGTTTGGGGCCGAGGTGCTCTGGATGACAAGGGTGCTGTGGTGGTGATCATGAACGCGGTTGAATCTCTGATTGCTGAGGGGTTTACGCCTGCGCACGACGTTTATCTGTCCTTTGGAAACAACGAGGAAACCGCCGGTGACAGTGCCCAAGCAGCCGTTGCTTTGCTGGCCTCCCGGGGCGTCAGGCCTTGGCTGGTGCTTGATGAGGGCGGCGCTGTAGCGCTCGACGCATTTCCTGGATTGAAGGTTCCCGCTGCCGTCATCGGGGTGGCCGAGAAGGGCATCCTGGATTTGGAATTGCTGGTGCGGGGAGCTGGAGGGCATGCGTCCACGCCGCCGCGGATGGGCGCCACAGCGCGCCTGGCGCAGGCCATAGTGGCGCTGGAAGAATCGCCGTTTCCGGCATCCATGCCGGATGCCATAGCCGAAATGATGCGGCGCATTGGAATGCGCAGCGGGTTCGCCACGCGGATTGTGACTGAGAACCTGTGGGCATTCAAACCACTGCTGACTCAAGTGTTTGGCGTGCTTGGCGACGAAACCCGGGCCCTGACGCGAACCACAGTGGCCGTGACCATGCTCGAGGGTAGCAAAGCATCAAACGTCCTGGCGTCTGCAGCCCGTGCCAATGCGAATATCCGGATTGCTGTGGGGGAGAACATTGAGTCTGTGGTGGAACAGATTCGGGACATCATTGATGATCCACGAGTGGAGCTCAGAGTGATTTCAGGGCACGATCCCTCACCCGTTTCTGCATTCTCGAACGAACAATTTGCGCTGTTGAGCCGCGCGGTTTCGGCGTCCTATCCCGATGCGGTCGTGACGCCCTATATTCAGACCGGGGCCACCGATTCGCGGCACTTCACTGCCATTTCGCCAGCTGTCTACCGGTTCTCACCGCTGCTGATGGATGGCTCGGACCGAGGTTCACTCCACGCCGTCAATGAACGGGTTCGGATCAGCTCGCTGGGCGCCGGTGTGGTGTTTTATCGAGAACTGGTGAAGGGGCTGGGTTAG
- a CDS encoding MFS transporter, whose translation MAGTGFRLAPTATAIVGFLVLVELTSGILQGYYTPLLTDIARHLGIHDADVNWFEAAQLMVSALVVPVLAKLGDMIGHRKVLLISTALTAAASWGVAFAPNFWFFLAAWALQGFYVVWLPLEIALVYSRSHNRPDGAALTRKSAGILVAGLEFGVIVGALAGGFIGGALPDKLWLTLMIPAIAVTLCFFVILFGVPESENRTGGKLDLVGLTLLSTGLLLITAGLTFMRINGPGTWWAWAAVVLGLAALIPFTRHQLGHKDPLIDIRLLRQPSMWPVQLTAFLFGVSVLGAQAPLSTFARTDPAEVGYGLGASASLVSVLIGVYVLGLLAGALLYPLVTRWTTPRITLMGAAFLVAVGYLLFLPFHDSMAQVLTNMAIAGLGSGALVAALPSAAAAAAPLTQTGMATGLTNATKTVGGAFASCIFGIALAGQALGSLTSEGGSTAAPLAGYMLVWTICGVTALVAAVALYFVPKLAFGPTLPV comes from the coding sequence ATGGCTGGAACCGGTTTCAGGCTCGCGCCCACCGCCACGGCCATTGTGGGTTTCCTCGTCTTGGTCGAGCTGACCAGCGGCATACTTCAGGGGTACTACACGCCGCTGCTGACGGACATCGCCAGACATTTGGGCATCCACGACGCCGACGTCAACTGGTTCGAAGCCGCGCAGTTGATGGTCAGCGCACTCGTGGTACCGGTGCTGGCAAAACTGGGCGATATGATCGGCCACCGAAAGGTCCTGCTTATCTCCACAGCTCTGACGGCAGCAGCCTCCTGGGGTGTGGCCTTCGCCCCCAACTTTTGGTTCTTTCTTGCGGCCTGGGCGCTTCAAGGCTTCTACGTAGTCTGGCTGCCGCTGGAAATTGCGCTGGTCTACAGTCGCTCCCACAATCGCCCGGACGGTGCTGCGCTGACCCGTAAATCGGCGGGAATCCTCGTTGCGGGCCTCGAGTTCGGCGTCATTGTTGGCGCCCTGGCCGGCGGCTTTATTGGCGGCGCGCTGCCGGACAAGCTCTGGCTGACCCTGATGATTCCGGCCATCGCCGTCACCCTATGCTTCTTCGTCATCCTGTTCGGCGTGCCAGAATCCGAGAACCGCACCGGCGGCAAACTGGACCTCGTGGGCCTGACTCTGCTGTCCACGGGCCTGCTGCTCATCACTGCAGGTCTCACCTTCATGCGCATCAACGGACCCGGCACCTGGTGGGCGTGGGCCGCCGTCGTGCTTGGTCTTGCGGCGCTCATCCCGTTTACCCGCCACCAGCTGGGCCACAAAGATCCACTGATCGACATCCGCCTGCTTCGCCAGCCAAGCATGTGGCCCGTGCAGCTGACCGCATTCCTGTTCGGTGTCTCGGTCCTGGGCGCGCAGGCACCGCTGTCCACGTTCGCCCGCACCGACCCCGCCGAGGTGGGCTACGGCCTCGGTGCCAGCGCGTCTCTGGTCTCGGTCCTGATCGGCGTCTACGTCCTGGGCCTGCTGGCCGGCGCCCTGCTCTACCCACTTGTCACCAGATGGACGACGCCGAGAATCACCTTGATGGGCGCGGCTTTCCTTGTTGCTGTGGGTTACCTGCTGTTCCTTCCGTTCCATGATTCGATGGCGCAGGTTTTGACGAACATGGCGATTGCTGGTTTGGGCAGCGGTGCCTTGGTGGCCGCATTGCCTTCGGCTGCCGCGGCCGCTGCGCCCTTGACCCAAACGGGTATGGCGACGGGGCTCACCAATGCCACGAAGACTGTTGGTGGGGCCTTTGCGTCCTGCATCTTTGGGATTGCGCTGGCCGGTCAGGCGCTGGGGTCGCTTACCTCAGAGGGCGGGTCCACGGCTGCTCCGCTTGCGGGTTACATGCTGGTCTGGACCATTTGTGGCGTGACCGCTTTGGTGGCGGCCGTGGCGTTGTACTTTGTACCGAAGCTGGCGTTCGGCCCCACGCTGCCAGTCTGA
- a CDS encoding MarR family winged helix-turn-helix transcriptional regulator, whose product MSSATSAHRRLATESWESLLTSQVVMMRELQKEPTFKTLGSREYDVLYNLSLCPSGWLRLNELNDHVLLTQPSISRMVDRLESRGLIQRKTAEDDKRGVLIGLTEEGIAVQKTVGRAHVQRIMELMEVALSDDEMRTLLDLTRKLRTSVTGHS is encoded by the coding sequence ATGTCATCAGCAACATCAGCGCACCGCCGACTGGCCACGGAGTCATGGGAATCGCTCCTGACTTCCCAGGTTGTCATGATGCGCGAACTCCAGAAGGAGCCAACATTCAAGACGCTGGGCAGCCGGGAGTACGACGTCTTGTACAACCTCTCGCTCTGCCCCAGCGGCTGGCTACGGCTCAACGAGCTCAATGACCACGTGCTGCTGACTCAGCCGAGCATTTCCAGGATGGTGGACCGGCTGGAATCGCGTGGTCTGATTCAGCGCAAAACGGCCGAGGATGACAAACGCGGAGTCCTGATCGGGCTCACCGAGGAAGGCATCGCCGTGCAAAAGACGGTGGGGCGGGCACACGTGCAGCGGATCATGGAGCTGATGGAAGTTGCCTTGTCAGACGATGAAATGCGAACCCTGCTCGATCTGACGAGGAAACTGCGGACGTCCGTGACAGGACATTCGTGA
- a CDS encoding HNH endonuclease signature motif containing protein: MSVQAAGETAQRVAAGRYSATGAHGAVELLVQSLRISAAEARRRIGLAQNLLPARDLITGELAPAAAQPVLGDAFFKGQLSVEQAAMISKFVAETSGLLKDDRIDAETCHDVEETLVETGREEGPDFLRHAGNRIMSLLDPDGQKPTPGDLLAKQGLFFRKPRRGLIHFDGHMTIEQYENLMVAIGTATNPNKHKDINDTNPSHISPTENPVAGTSSSNGSAGNGSGDTSGTDSGTGRHGNCEHSQKSSVDSSEDSLERSPDISSSGDTASSVVRADPGADADSGVGQEAQVQGDLFDQLNGIFGLFGQAAAPASNSPNSPNSPPTPDGPEEQEAPAIQEAPEAPEAPNTWGAPKPRGGPGISGQPWRRALEPWEVPPCPSNAPPDAVAPIYEGDTWFWFAQPATATQGWAVREESNAPFMATLEPETKQTDDTGASAGGLFSNSGLFSRTGLFGNSGPLIDQDPGGYAEGVAGGMGTGCAEGIGSGAGGAREARVVEGVRIPVPGSGEILDGLDSNDPDSTDPVTKDTRTYGQKLLDGLLDCVKLAARTDNLPLNGGLKTQLLITVSQADLDRHDGTGTAFTTYTGPVPLALFEQSLCDPEITRIGMGHGQEILSLGRTQRLFTPAQRKVLLARDLGCSFPNCTVPAPWTEAHHVVPWQEGGETNLENAALLCSHHHTTIHHSDWTVEMIDGTPSFTAPYFIDPSQTPRRNRYHRCLTKKL; this comes from the coding sequence ATGTCGGTGCAGGCAGCTGGTGAAACCGCTCAACGTGTTGCGGCTGGCCGGTATTCGGCAACTGGCGCTCACGGGGCCGTGGAGCTCCTCGTCCAGTCGCTAAGGATCAGTGCAGCCGAGGCCAGACGCCGGATTGGCTTAGCTCAGAATTTGTTGCCAGCCCGGGATCTCATCACCGGAGAACTAGCTCCCGCCGCGGCGCAACCGGTTCTGGGCGATGCTTTTTTCAAAGGGCAACTCTCGGTGGAACAGGCCGCGATGATCAGTAAGTTCGTGGCAGAAACCAGTGGGCTACTGAAGGATGATCGGATTGACGCCGAGACGTGCCACGATGTTGAGGAAACTTTGGTGGAGACCGGCCGGGAGGAAGGCCCTGATTTTCTGCGGCACGCAGGGAACCGGATCATGTCGCTTCTTGATCCCGACGGACAAAAACCCACGCCAGGAGACCTACTGGCAAAACAAGGCCTATTTTTCCGAAAGCCCCGCCGCGGATTGATTCACTTTGATGGGCATATGACGATCGAGCAATACGAGAATCTCATGGTCGCTATTGGCACCGCCACGAATCCCAATAAGCACAAAGACATCAATGACACTAACCCCTCCCACATCAGCCCCACCGAAAACCCTGTGGCAGGTACTAGCTCTAGCAACGGTTCTGCTGGGAATGGTTCCGGAGATACGTCTGGAACTGATTCTGGAACGGGTAGGCACGGCAACTGCGAACACTCCCAGAAAAGCTCCGTGGACAGCTCTGAGGACAGCCTTGAGCGAAGCCCCGACATAAGTTCCTCGGGAGATACTGCGTCTTCAGTCGTGAGGGCTGACCCAGGTGCTGATGCTGATAGTGGAGTTGGCCAGGAGGCCCAGGTTCAAGGAGATTTGTTTGACCAGCTGAACGGGATCTTTGGACTCTTCGGCCAAGCAGCAGCTCCAGCCTCGAACTCGCCGAACTCTCCGAACTCTCCGCCAACGCCTGATGGGCCGGAAGAGCAGGAAGCTCCGGCTATACAGGAAGCGCCGGAAGCACCGGAAGCACCAAACACTTGGGGTGCACCGAAGCCGCGGGGTGGGCCAGGTATTTCGGGTCAGCCGTGGCGGCGAGCTTTGGAGCCGTGGGAGGTCCCGCCTTGTCCGTCAAACGCGCCACCAGACGCTGTAGCCCCGATCTATGAAGGCGATACGTGGTTTTGGTTCGCTCAACCCGCCACGGCCACTCAAGGTTGGGCCGTTCGCGAAGAATCCAATGCCCCATTCATGGCGACCCTAGAACCTGAAACGAAGCAGACGGATGATACTGGCGCTTCTGCGGGTGGCTTGTTCAGCAACAGTGGCCTGTTCAGCAGAACTGGTCTGTTCGGCAACAGCGGCCCGCTCATTGACCAGGATCCCGGCGGCTATGCCGAAGGTGTTGCTGGCGGTATGGGAACCGGCTGTGCCGAAGGTATTGGAAGCGGTGCTGGTGGTGCCAGGGAAGCCCGGGTCGTTGAGGGTGTGCGGATCCCGGTCCCTGGATCGGGTGAGATCCTTGATGGTTTGGACAGTAATGACCCTGACAGTACCGACCCCGTCACCAAGGACACCCGCACCTACGGGCAGAAACTGCTGGACGGACTCCTTGATTGCGTGAAGCTCGCAGCCCGCACCGACAATCTGCCACTCAATGGGGGATTGAAAACTCAACTCCTCATCACGGTCAGCCAAGCCGATCTTGATCGTCACGATGGGACCGGCACAGCCTTCACCACTTACACCGGGCCGGTACCGTTGGCGTTGTTTGAACAGTCCTTGTGCGATCCCGAGATCACTCGGATAGGCATGGGCCACGGGCAAGAGATCCTTAGCCTGGGGCGAACTCAGCGCCTGTTCACCCCAGCCCAACGAAAAGTTCTCCTCGCCCGGGATCTAGGTTGCTCCTTCCCTAACTGCACGGTTCCAGCGCCGTGGACCGAAGCCCACCACGTAGTCCCTTGGCAAGAAGGCGGAGAAACCAACCTCGAGAACGCTGCACTACTCTGCAGCCATCACCACACCACGATCCATCACAGTGATTGGACCGTGGAGATGATTGACGGAACTCCGAGCTTCACGGCTCCGTACTTTATTGACCCCAGCCAAACACCGCGCCGCAACCGCTACCACCGGTGCCTCACGAAGAAGCTGTGA
- a CDS encoding CE1758 family FMN-dependent luciferase-like monooxygenase produces the protein MQFGIFSVGDITMDPTTGRTPTEHERLKAITTIAKHAEDVGMDVFATGEHHNPPFYPSSPSTILSYIAAQTEKIILSTSTTLITTNDPVKIAEDFATLQHLADGRSDIVLGRGNMGAVYPWFGKNNQDSVELTVENYALLRRLWDEEVVNWEGKFRTPLRGFTSTPRPLDGVAPFVWHGAIRTPQVAEIAAYYGDGFFANNIFWPKEHYIQLINLYRERYAHYGHGTPEQAIVGLGGQFFIRKNSQDAVNEFRPYFDNAPVYGHGPSMEDFTSQTPLTVGSPAEMIEKTLSFRDYFGDYQRQLFLVDHAGLPLKTVLEQLDLFGSDVLPTLREEFAKNRPASVPEGPTFEARRAAAQAAAAVESSTGSTPDASGVK, from the coding sequence ATGCAGTTCGGAATTTTCAGCGTTGGGGACATCACCATGGACCCGACCACAGGACGCACCCCCACCGAACACGAGCGGCTGAAGGCGATCACCACCATCGCCAAGCACGCCGAAGACGTCGGCATGGACGTCTTTGCCACGGGTGAGCACCACAACCCGCCGTTCTACCCCAGCTCCCCCTCCACCATTTTGTCGTACATCGCGGCACAAACGGAGAAGATCATCCTCTCCACGAGCACCACGCTGATCACCACGAATGATCCGGTCAAGATCGCCGAAGACTTCGCAACGCTGCAGCATCTGGCCGATGGCCGTTCCGACATTGTTCTTGGCCGCGGCAACATGGGCGCCGTCTACCCATGGTTCGGCAAGAACAACCAAGACTCCGTGGAACTGACAGTTGAGAACTACGCCTTGCTTCGCCGTCTCTGGGATGAAGAAGTCGTGAACTGGGAGGGCAAGTTCCGCACTCCCCTGCGCGGTTTCACCTCCACACCCCGCCCGCTCGACGGCGTTGCCCCCTTTGTCTGGCATGGTGCCATTCGCACACCTCAGGTCGCTGAAATTGCCGCCTACTACGGCGATGGCTTCTTCGCCAACAACATTTTCTGGCCCAAGGAACATTACATCCAGCTGATCAACCTCTACCGTGAGCGCTACGCACACTACGGCCATGGCACTCCGGAACAGGCCATTGTTGGTTTGGGTGGTCAGTTCTTTATCCGCAAGAACTCCCAGGACGCCGTCAACGAATTCCGCCCCTACTTCGACAACGCACCTGTCTACGGCCACGGCCCGTCTATGGAAGACTTCACCTCCCAGACACCACTGACAGTAGGTAGCCCGGCGGAAATGATCGAGAAGACGCTTTCGTTCCGTGACTACTTCGGCGATTACCAGCGCCAGCTGTTCCTGGTGGACCACGCGGGCCTGCCGCTCAAGACAGTCCTTGAGCAGCTGGACCTCTTCGGCTCCGATGTTCTGCCCACACTCCGTGAAGAGTTTGCTAAGAACCGCCCGGCCTCCGTCCCCGAAGGCCCCACCTTCGAGGCTCGCCGCGCCGCTGCCCAGGCAGCTGCCGCCGTCGAAAGTTCCACTGGTTCCACACCGGACGCATCAGGAGTGAAGTGA
- a CDS encoding GtrA family protein, with product MSTAEIPDSAPVSTAPSGAVRGVFAAPSERLSGKFPETLLAWLRSKPALTKQLRGFAAVAVICTVTSMTIFAALRPSVGTQWANTISLVLCSVLNTDLNRRISFGLHTSHMWWRDQQRGVGVMLLALAMTTGSLWVLHHVSPGASITVELVVIVLGNVASAVTRFVLLRIWVFRRVRHGAGSTGATSNDGAAS from the coding sequence ATGAGCACAGCAGAGATCCCGGACTCAGCCCCCGTGTCTACCGCCCCTTCGGGCGCGGTGCGCGGGGTCTTCGCTGCACCCTCGGAACGGTTATCCGGGAAGTTCCCGGAGACTTTACTGGCATGGTTGCGCAGCAAGCCAGCACTCACAAAACAACTCCGCGGATTCGCGGCAGTCGCCGTGATTTGCACAGTCACCTCAATGACGATTTTTGCCGCCTTGCGCCCATCCGTGGGGACGCAGTGGGCTAACACCATCTCGCTGGTGCTCTGCTCCGTGTTAAATACGGACTTGAATCGGCGCATCAGTTTTGGCCTGCACACGAGCCACATGTGGTGGCGCGATCAGCAGCGCGGGGTTGGGGTCATGCTTCTGGCGCTGGCCATGACAACGGGCAGCCTCTGGGTGCTGCACCACGTGTCCCCCGGCGCCTCAATCACGGTGGAACTTGTGGTCATTGTGCTCGGCAATGTGGCCTCGGCCGTGACCCGATTCGTTTTGCTCCGGATCTGGGTGTTCCGCCGGGTACGGCACGGCGCCGGCTCAACAGGTGCCACAAGCAACGACGGCGCAGCCTCTTAA
- a CDS encoding fumarylacetoacetate hydrolase family protein has product MTTAPYRLARVRPLDAVAAPLAEQFFVRNDAADFDSPEGRVWQIVETPFPASAANQNSAARTGWTLGDTVSDDQFTFLAPCTPVNVLGMAHNTGAPGRALPPQAFHKAASSVVGPGDAIELSPTVGYVDPEAELTIVIGRTAKHLTLDTARSAILGFTIGNDVSARDAQKSDELWISAKSPDTFTPLGPWTVVGLQDRGVAISIVHNGTELTPASSDDLGWGVDEILVYLSAFMTLQPGDVIMTGFPAECRQINPGDEVIARVEGIGELRNPVIAGR; this is encoded by the coding sequence ATGACTACTGCGCCGTATCGCCTTGCCCGTGTCCGCCCACTAGACGCCGTTGCGGCGCCATTAGCCGAGCAGTTCTTCGTCCGAAACGACGCCGCGGACTTTGACAGCCCCGAAGGCCGCGTCTGGCAGATCGTGGAAACCCCCTTCCCTGCCTCGGCTGCGAACCAGAACAGTGCCGCCCGCACTGGCTGGACTCTGGGCGATACCGTGAGCGATGACCAGTTCACGTTCCTGGCCCCCTGCACCCCCGTCAACGTTCTTGGTATGGCGCACAACACCGGAGCCCCCGGTCGGGCCCTTCCCCCGCAGGCTTTCCACAAGGCTGCCAGCTCCGTGGTTGGCCCCGGCGATGCCATTGAACTAAGTCCTACCGTTGGTTACGTTGACCCGGAAGCCGAGCTGACCATCGTGATTGGCCGCACGGCAAAGCACCTGACTCTGGACACGGCTCGCAGCGCCATCCTCGGCTTCACGATCGGCAACGACGTCTCAGCTCGGGACGCCCAGAAATCTGACGAACTATGGATCAGCGCCAAGAGCCCCGACACCTTCACTCCGCTGGGCCCGTGGACCGTTGTTGGCCTGCAGGACCGCGGCGTGGCCATCAGCATTGTGCACAACGGCACCGAGCTTACCCCCGCCTCAAGCGACGATCTGGGCTGGGGTGTTGATGAAATCCTGGTCTACTTGAGCGCCTTCATGACGTTGCAGCCCGGCGATGTCATCATGACCGGATTCCCGGCAGAGTGCCGCCAAATCAATCCCGGCGATGAGGTCATCGCCCGCGTGGAAGGCATAGGCGAACTCCGCAACCCCGTTATTGCGGGCCGCTAA